Within Burkholderia diffusa, the genomic segment CCGGCTGCTCCGCCGATGCAATCACCTGGCCGTCGACGCGGCGGAACATCAGCGCAACACTTTCGTCGCCGACCCGCAGGTCGTCGATACGCAACCAGTCGACGCCTTCAGGCAGCGCCGGGCGCTCGACGCGCACCTCGTGGCGTGCAGCGTCGACGCTTACGCCAAGGCACGCCTGCAGCATCATGAACGGCGCACCGGCCGCCCATGCCTGCGGCAGGCATGCGACCGGATAGGCCGTCGGCGGCTCGCCGCGTCGACGCGGGAACCCGCAGAAGAGCTCCGGCAGCCGCATCTCGAAGCTGACCGCGGCTTCGAACAGCGCGCGCAGCAGGTTCACCGCGGCCGTCTTGTCGCCGTAGCGCGCGAGCCCGCGCGCGATCAGCGCATTGTCGTGCGGCCACACCGAGCCGTTGTGATAGGCCATCGGGTTGAAGCGCGGCTGGCCGGCCGCGAGCGTGCGAATGCCCCAGCCGGTCTGGAACAGCGTCGAGCCCAGCACGCCGGCGACCGCCGCGCCGCGCTCGGCGTCGGGCAGCCCGAACGCGAGCAGATGACCCGCGTTCGACGCGAGCACCCGACACAGGTCGCCGTGACCGTCGAGCGCGATCCCGTAGAACTGGCCCTCCGGCATCCAGAACAGCGCCTCGACCTGGTCGCGCAGCGCCTTCGCGCGCAGCGCGTAGCGGGTCGCGTCGGCCGCGTGGCCGCGCCGGTGCGAGCAGATCGACATCGCGTCGAGCGCCGCGCACGCATACGCCTGCACTTCGACGAGCGCGATCGGTCCGTCGGGGAAGTGGCCGTCCGCGTGGAACACCGAATCGTGGCTGTCCTTCCAGCCCTGGTTCGCGAGGCCGCGCTCCGACGTGCGCTGGTAATCGAGCAACCCGTACGGATTGCGGTCGCACTTGTCGATCACCCACTGCGCGGCGCGCTGGAGCGCGGGCCACAGCTCGTCGATCAGCGCATCGTCACCGGTATGTTCGACGTACGCGCCCGCGAGCACGATGAACAACGGGGTCGTGTCGACGCCGCCGTAATACAGCGCGAACGGCACCTCGCCCGTCGCGGCCATCTCGCTGCGGCGGAACTCGTGCATGATCTTGCCGGGCTCCGCATCGCGAAACGCGGACGTCTCGCGCGCCTGGTGCTCCGCGAGAAAGCGCAGCACGCCGCGCGCGAGCGACGGCTGCAGCCACAGCATCTGCAGCGACGTGATCACCGCGTCGCGGCCGAACGGCGTCGAGAACCATGGAATGCCCGCATACGGATACGGCCCGGTGTCGAGTTGCGTCGTGAGCAGCCCGAGATCCGCGAGCGACCGGTCGAGCCATGCGTCGAACAGCGGATTGCCGGTGTTCACGCGCGCCATCGACTCGCGCCGCGAACGCATCTCGCGATGCACGCCGACGAGTGCGGTGCGCAGCGCGACGCGCCCGCATCCCGGACCTTCACCGTCGTGCGCCGGGCCGAGCGTCGCGTCGACGGTCAGGTAGATCGACACGCACGCCTGCGCGGCGATCGTGAGCGTGTAATCGGCGCGATCGACCGACAGCGCGTCGGGCGCCGGCGAGAAATGCACGGTCACGTTGCGCTCGACCTTGTCGAGGCCGTCGTAGCGCAGCCGCACCGCACCGGCGTCGACGCTCGGCGCGACCACCGTGCCACGCTTCGGGCGCGGCGTGCCGCGCACTTCGAACATGTCCTTGAAATCCGCCGCGAACGACAGCGACAGCGGCACCTCCGCCTCGCTCGCGCCGTAGTTCGTCAATGTCAGCGCTTCGTACAGCACGTCGCCCGCGAGCACGCGCATCCGTTCGATGTGGATCACGCCCTCGGGCGTTTCGCGGCCGCCGAGCGGCGGCAGCGGGCGGTTCGTCAGGTGGGCGGTGAACGACGCGTTGTCCGCGCTCGTCGCCCCCGACAGCAGCGACGGCGCGCGGCC encodes:
- a CDS encoding amylo-alpha-1,6-glucosidase, whose amino-acid sequence is MPNHAEATTTQAPQVAPVPPTQAKGPAFIAPEADPQALARNNQYVLKSGDAFVVSDALGDISGHDDGLFVDDMRVLSTWRLTFGGRAPSLLSGATSADNASFTAHLTNRPLPPLGGRETPEGVIHIERMRVLAGDVLYEALTLTNYGASEAEVPLSLSFAADFKDMFEVRGTPRPKRGTVVAPSVDAGAVRLRYDGLDKVERNVTVHFSPAPDALSVDRADYTLTIAAQACVSIYLTVDATLGPAHDGEGPGCGRVALRTALVGVHREMRSRRESMARVNTGNPLFDAWLDRSLADLGLLTTQLDTGPYPYAGIPWFSTPFGRDAVITSLQMLWLQPSLARGVLRFLAEHQARETSAFRDAEPGKIMHEFRRSEMAATGEVPFALYYGGVDTTPLFIVLAGAYVEHTGDDALIDELWPALQRAAQWVIDKCDRNPYGLLDYQRTSERGLANQGWKDSHDSVFHADGHFPDGPIALVEVQAYACAALDAMSICSHRRGHAADATRYALRAKALRDQVEALFWMPEGQFYGIALDGHGDLCRVLASNAGHLLAFGLPDAERGAAVAGVLGSTLFQTGWGIRTLAAGQPRFNPMAYHNGSVWPHDNALIARGLARYGDKTAAVNLLRALFEAAVSFEMRLPELFCGFPRRRGEPPTAYPVACLPQAWAAGAPFMMLQACLGVSVDAARHEVRVERPALPEGVDWLRIDDLRVGDESVALMFRRVDGQVIASAEQPGRVKVVAVL